In Carassius gibelio isolate Cgi1373 ecotype wild population from Czech Republic chromosome B4, carGib1.2-hapl.c, whole genome shotgun sequence, one DNA window encodes the following:
- the creb3l2 gene encoding cyclic AMP-responsive element-binding protein 3-like protein 2 yields the protein MEIMDSGEPFLQWDKNLSELSEPGENDILYSTHFTELLDDLSQEALLGQLLSDPFLSGRGDAMDTEEDLTPASPVPPHIQAEHSYSLCGDSRPQSPLSHLPGEPGSDAGDTDNEEWPMEQEDKGLKMEPLLLPTLTLTLTPEGPASEPVTDALLTPPAAPVKEDRESLIPQIKLEPHEVDQFLNLSPKGLESLQMPPTPPSSHGSDSEGSQSPVHPCAPASPTQTPAVLKVAPRAPSSLSSSPLLTAPHKLQGSGPLLLTEEEKRTLIAEGYPVPTKLPLSKAEEKALKKIRRKIKNKISAQESRRKKKEYMDALEKKVETCSSENSELRRKVETLECTNKSLLQQLHSLQAAVAGKVPRSCRVTGTQTSTCLMVVVLCFSVFLGSFYQSLSPCSSITKTELSREISIQDSYTTTVRSRNLLSIPEHGGLDEPYPVGLGGDYPDWDRQADVMAAWRLEQQHKQEQAELREAEPRPLIKNSNETQGQKAILIDLHTHRSDQWSNETAKVLQLERT from the exons TGACCCGTTCCTGTCCGGCCGTGGAGATGCTATGGACACGGAGGAGGATCTGACCCCTGCGTCTCCAGTGCCGCCACACATTCAAGCCGAGCACAGTTACTCGCTGTGCGGAGACTCGCGCCCACAGTCGCCCCTGTCCCATCTGCCCGGGGAGCCCGGCAGCGACGCCG GTGACACAGACAATGAAGAGTGGCCCATGGAGCAGGAGGATAAAGGGCTGAAGATGGAGCCTCTGCTGCTGCCCACCCTGACCCTCACTCTGACCCCCGAGGGTCCCGCCTCTGAGCCTGTGACTGACGCCTTGCTGACCCCTCCGGCCGCTCCG GTGAAGGAGGACCGCGAGAGTCTCATCCCTCAGATTAAACTGGAGCCACACGAGGTGGATCAGTTCTTAAACCTCTCACCCAAAG GCCTGGAGTCTCTGCAGATGCCTCCCACTCCTCCCAGCTCTCACGGCAGCGACTCGGAGGGCAGTCAGAGTCCCGTTCACCCCTGTGCCCCCGCCAGCCCCACACAGACCCCCGCTGTCCTCAAGGTGGCGCCGAGAGCCCCGTCTTCCCTCTCCAGCTCTCCTCTGCTGACCGCACCTCAT AAACTGCAGGGCTCCGGGCCTCTCCTGCTGACGGAGGAGGAGAAGCGCACGCTCATCGCTGAGGGATATCCCGTGCCCACCAAGCTGCCCCTGTCCAAAGCTGAGGAGAAAGCACTGAAGAAGATCCGCAGAAAGATCAAGAACAAG ATTTCAGCACAAGAGAGCCGCAGGAAAAAGAAAGAGTACATGGATGCTTTGGAGAAGAA GGTGGAGACCTGCTCCAGCGAGAACAGTGAGTTACGCAGGAAAGTCGAAACACTGGAGTGCACCAACAA GTCTCTGCTGCAGCAGCTGCACTCGCTGCAGGCGGCGGTGGCAGGAAAGGTCCCGCGGTCCTGCAGGGTGACGGGCACCCAGACCTCCACATGCCTCATg GTGGTggttctgtgtttttctgtgttcTTGGGGAGTTTCTACCAAAGCCTGAGCCCCTGTTCCTCCATCACCAAAACAGAGCTGAGCAGAGAGATCTCCATACAGGACTCATACACCACTACAG TGAGGTCCCGGAACCTGTTGTCCATTCCAGAGCACGGGGGTCTGGACGAGCCTTATCCCGTCGGGCTGGGAGGAGATTATCCCGATTGGGACCGTCAGGCCGATGTAATGGCAGCTTGGCGTTTAGAACAGCAGCACAAACAGGAGCAGGCGGAGCTTCGTGAAGCAGAGCCCCGCCCACTTATTAAAAACAGCAATGAAACACAAGGACAGAAGGCCATTCTAAtagacctgcacacacacag GTCAGATCAGTGGTCAAACGAGACGGCTAAAGTCTTACAGCTGGAGAGGACCTGA